In the Channa argus isolate prfri chromosome 6, Channa argus male v1.0, whole genome shotgun sequence genome, CAAGGAGTCTTGTGGGgcatttaaattaacttttattcTGCTGTGCTAGTACAACTAAATAACTGTTTctataaaactaaatatgagtTTCTGTACCTGATTGTGAGTTTGTTTCTCCTGCAGAGGCATGGAAGAGATCAGTGGTCACAATCCAAACTGCGAAGAAGTgcaaaggaaggaagaaagacTGACATTACAGGTATGCTCCACCATTGTGCTGTGACCAAACAAGCTCAAATAAGCGTGTATCCAGTTGAATTTATCATGCAAgacaatgtaaaaacacaagttgGGCACAAAATGCttgacagagagacaaatgtgAACTAAAACAAGGATTATAAACCATAAAACATTATAAGTACACAGTATCCATGGCCCACGCATcatgtagttgtgtgtgtgtgtgagagaatggTCTGTAGGATTATCTATCAACATGAGAGTGGTCCAAAAGATGGACTTCATAACTGATTTCAAAATTATAAGAGCTAACAGAGATTTACAGATTGttacaaaattaaatttgttgtttGCAGTAGGACTTCTGTCCTCAGTTGTCAGTCAGCTCTCCCAACTTTTCCCCCAGATCTTCCCTGATCCTGTTGAGGTTGTCCTAAGCCCAGAGGCCTCCTTGAACAACCTGGACCATGACCACCAAAAGGAGCGCTTACCATCCATTGTTGTGGAACCGACGGAGGTGAGTGAGGTGGAGAGCGGAGAGCTGCGCTGGCCTCCAGAAAACACCGATatggaggaagatgaggaggaccTTTTCTTGGAGCAATGCATCCCTCCAGCCAACATCACAGACtggggagaagaggaggatgaagaggaaacaTCAGTTATACTAAACCAGCAGCAAGGCTTGACACTCATTGGTGAGTTGGGGGTTTTACCATGCTTTCTAAATTTATAGAGTGTATCCAGTGGAAGAGCCAATTTGCAGCATAATGGAAATGctgacctttttctttttgccatgtCACTTCTCTAATTTTGGTGGAGTGTGATGCATGATGAATCAGATAAGCGGGGCGAgtcaaaatttttttttttgttcatctgaACCCTGAGTGGCAAAGTTGTTGATTGAAATACAAACTTACAGCCTgttcacacagaaaacactagtcacatacagtaataaCAAAATTGTTACTGCTTTCAAATCAAGACAAATGATTAGAAATATTCTACAAATGTTTGCCATGTTACATACACATCTAAGTGTGCaaagcacatttatttatagagcacATTTCAATACAAGGTAACTCAAtgtgttttcaatttaaaaataaatttaaaaaatcacttAATGCAATATTGGAGTAAAGTGATGATGTTGTATTGATAAGGCAAAGTCTGTATGAGTTGAAGTTAAGGTTTAGTTAAGAatcattgtttaatttattttgaacaaaaaaaacattttactttttctttctgcagacCTTCAGTCAGATGCATTTAGAGATGACACCCCTACACTTCCACCGAGCAGCGCTCCAGCTCTCAACTGAcccgacccccccccccccccccccccccccataatACTTCACCTCCATCACTTACAGACACAACACAGTGACCACAGATGATGCAAAGGCTGAACTGAAATGTTGATTATTGGATaacacaattattaaaatatgttttagtcACAAACAGCTACTTGAAAACTGTGAAACTTATGTTCACTTTTATATCAGTGTGAAGAAGGTAAGCGTTACACTTTGCTGTTGTTCTTTAGCAACACTAAGCCAAAACCAATGCAGCATATTACAGCAGTCCAACAAGAGTTTCTATTATTGTGTAcaacacatttatataaataacagAAACGCCTAAACTGTATTAGGTTTTTACGTGTCAACTGTTTACATAGGAACACAAACAAGgctttaaatacacacaaaatcagCTTGtgcatcttaaaaataaaagattgagCAACATTATGGGAAATTCTGCTGACAGTGCAGCTTTGGGTTTCATTTCTGTTGTTAGGTTGAAAGACGATAACGGCATAACAGCACATCtctttagtttgtgttttgttaagtTTCCCTACCTTGTCTCTAAAAAAGATAACAGCCTGTACCTTATTAAATTCATTCCTCCTAGATCACCACCAAGGAAATTAACCTCTATATAAACTCTACAGGTGTACTCTTTATTAAAGTGGTATAAAATATACTTGatgttctctgtctgtctcactttGATTTATAGCATATATAACTTTTTAAGACAGATTTCACCAAGTTAATAATTGATTTAGATGACTGATCTAAATTTCTacataaaaaaacccaaaccacaAATGTCTCTTTTGAGTAACTTGCATGACGAATGCTATGATTGTCAGCATCAGCAATTCAGCAATTAATTTTCACAGGGCTGCAATCGTCACTGACAGTTATTTTGTAACACTGGATGTTGTTAGATGTGTCAAACATTTTTAcccccccctcccaaaaaaagaaaaaggcagaagtGGTTTTGTTTCCATTCACTAGCTGTAGATGCAATTGAGAATAATACTCTGTAGTTTTCTTATGTGTTTGTAGATTGATTTGTCAATAAATTGTATATATGAAAAAGTTGTGCATGTACAATGAATATAATGATTTCACAATAAAGTATTTTGTCCCAGTAAAAGAGgaatttatgtttttggtgTGACATGtttgtataattattttacGCAAACACAGCACTTTTCGACCTAAACACCGTCAaccaggtctacaatccctcccagCCACTGTTCTCTACCAACAAACACCGTCTAGAGGTCCCTTCACCACACAGGAAGTGATCACAAGCAAAGATATTTTGCTCTGTGGTCCTACAACGAGGAACAATCGACCAAACTCTGCTTGCTCAGCAGCCTCCCAGCCTCTTTTCAAAAACTTTTCGAAGGCAGAACTCTTCTGTACTTCCTATGcacttgaaatatattttctgttttccaatctgattttctgctttctttgtaattaacatgaaaacaattttgGATAGAAGCGTCTACAaattaactaaatgtaaattggaATCAATAGTTAATAAATGGTACCTGCAAGTGACTGGTTTTTACATCCTGATCAAAATAGGATGATGTATAAAAAATTTTACTAAAATcatctttactttttactacAGTTTCCCCTTTGCAGGCGTATTGAAGTGTTAGAGCAGAAATACCTAGTAAATGCATGATATCAGTAGAAGACGGGACAAATTGTAGATAAAGCATTAACACGTAAGGCTAAGGAAGCAGAATCTGATAGTAGCAGAAGTAAATAATGTGAATTACTTTTATGTCTCTATTGAATAAAGTACACAgcataaatatacataataatatCACTTTACCTCATCATGTATATAACTATTGTCTGACGTGCCAGGCATGTACTCATTTATCTATGCTTATTAAACTTTGAAATATGCCTAAATGCTGTTGCTGCCTTAAGCTTAAAGTTCAAAGACTTCAACACTTCCTTCACATATGGACAACTTGTCAGAGAGAATTTGCATAAATGGTTGCGTGCAAGAGATAGTGGATATAAAAAGCCTGAAAAGGAGAAGAGCTCCATAGCAGCTGACAACTGTGGGTGCAACATCAAACGGCTGACAGAACGGTAAGAGAAAAATCCACCAAACTTAAATTTCAAATGTTAAGATTTTGTAACTACAATGTagtaaataattaaactttaatGAGGCTTATATGGTAAAGATAATTATCATTCTTTGTGACTGTACATTGGCTTCGCTAGATAAGGGACAGCGTgcaattctttattttaaatgaaatatttgtccAACAAATTGATCTATAAAATTGTGAATATAgttatgttaatttaaaaattacaaattatgcTGATATATTTCTTTTCCATTTACAGATTTAAACAGTCATGGATTATGACGACTTTAATAACAGTTTTATGAAATTGGATTTTAATTACACATTACCTGATTTTGATGTTACCCCTGAGATTCAACCAATCCAGATAGTAGCTCTGGTCTTTTACGGTCTTGTGGTCCTGCTGGGTGTCCCTGGAAATGCTCTAGTGATATGGGTGACAGGGTTTTGCATGCCCCGCTCTGTCACTTCTCTCTGGTTCCTCAATCTTGCACTGGCTGATCTTCTGTGCTGCCTCTCGATCCCCCTGCTCATGGTCCCATTAGCCCATGATGATCACTGGCCCTTTGGGCCGCTGGCGTGCACAGTGGTCAAAAGCTTGTTTTGGCTGGTGATGTACTGCAGCGTCCTGCAGCTGGTTCTGATTAGCGTTGATCGCTGGTTGATGGTTACCAAACCTGTATGGTGCCAGAACAACAGAAGACCTAAGCAGGCTGCCTGGGGGTGTGTTGGTGTCTGGTGCCTGGCCCTGATATACAGCATCCCCCAGTTTATTTACACCCAGGAGATTAATGCAGGTGAAGAAAAGCGAGAGTGCCAGACAGTGAACACAGTCTTCAGTGCGTGGCTGCTTACCATCTTCCGCTTCCTGATGGGGTTCTTACTGCCTTTCCTGGTTATTGTGGTGTGTCACATAGTGGTGTACTGCAAAGCAGAGAGAGGACTGACGCGTGGTCGGACACGTTCCCAGCGAACAGTGAGGGTCATCATTGCTGTGGTGTTGACCTTCTTCTTGTGCTTGTTCCCAATGCATATTGTGGACTTTCTATACTTGATTACCCCTCGACATTTTGAACAGAATCCAAAAATTTACCTGGCACACGTTTTAACACTCTGCCTGGCATATTTGAACAGTTGTCTCAACCCactgctgtatgtgtgtctggGCCGAGGATTCAAGGACAGCATGAACCGCTCCCTGCGCAACATGCTTCAATTCATCACTGAGGACCCTACAGCCAGGCAAAGCATCACTCATACAGACACCAAGAGCACGAGCAATGGGAGGGAAGCAACTAAAATCTGATGCTGTACTAACTTTGATATCCACACAATATGCTCACATTAGCCAGGTAATTTGCAGACATAAAGATGATGTTTGGACACATTGTGACTCAATAAAGTGGAGATATTATGCATATCCAGGATTATCACTATCAAATGTGCTTTGCTTTAACATTGTATGTTGTTAAAAACTGTCCTGTGAGTGTTTTAACATGCTTTTATCAGTTAAATTAACTTTCAGCAGGTCAGTGATTGGACTAAGCTAGAAAAATCCTATGTGTATATGTTCCGAGAGGATCTGGaaagataaaaaatgaaaattccaAGTCAAAATAGCTTGAAATACTGCCGGTAAATTGATGGGGaagatgttttctgtttttttttttcaagttttttattgtactgtactgtgccATAAGAGTAACACAAATAGATGCTATAAGTGTAAATAAAGTGTTAGGCAGGAGTATAGCACACCAACCCAACTGTTATTTTGGATGTACTTCCACTGAAGTGAGAGATAAGTTTGAATGCACCAAGATTACAGGAAATGAGGAACCGTTGGCCAATCTTCAACATTTCCTGtagaaatgcaaaacatttttaaatacatcttCTTTTTTGCTCTCAGTcctgtttatctgtgtttcaAGCAATTGTGTTAATTGTTTTATCAACACcatgaaaaaaattgtttgagatCTGTATTCAGGTTTGTAATTAGATATTATATactatgaataaatgaatattgTTAGACATGATAAACAAATTGTGCTTTACCAGTGATAACATGGCTGTCAGTACTATTATAAACCACAGGAGGGAGAAGGAAAGTCTGAGTCTCTGTTTCCCAGTGGGCCAGTTGTTTTCAAAAGACAGTAGGACAGCTTGGAACTGTATGAATATGATCTGTAGTGAAGGTTTGTTGTGTGTAGGTTtgtcaaatacatttatttcaaacaaatgcCATTGAACTGTAAACACAATCACATTTTACAGATACCCAAACGAACATAGGCTCTTTTACATTAGACTTATTTTACCAGAACGTCAAATGCaacaataaagtaataaaatgtattaaaagttcCAAAATCAAGAGCAAATTGCCTTAATTTACAAAGCACATTCATTCCAAACAAGGCCACATGTTGGTATAtacaaaaacattcatatttgCCAGAGATTATTAGTCTGTATCTCTGTGTGAATGAATCGGTACACTGGTCCTGTAGTGGAGCCTCTAAAGCTCATTCCCAACACactgctgtgtatttatttacacttaCTGAAAGCAGCTGGCTAAACAGGGGAGGTATGATGGTGGACAGTTCAATATGAATACatgctttaaaaacactgagcaAAAGGCAAGTAAAAGGGATATACATGTATTCACTGCTCAAATATTTGCAATCagcccacttttttttttttagacgcCGGGAAAAccaaatacaaacatatatgTACAATAACACGTGTTTATGTCCAAGAGAGATTTCTCTACAGGAAGTGCAAGTGCTCTTAAGGTACAAGTCTTGCCAAAACTGAAATTTAGGTATTTTTTAAGTGTATGCTGCAATTACAAAGTTccttttaagtaatttttttaaagtattgaaATGATACACTGTTGGTCAACTTTTTCCAATGAATTGGTA is a window encoding:
- the c5ar1 gene encoding C5a anaphylatoxin chemotactic receptor 1 — translated: MDYDDFNNSFMKLDFNYTLPDFDVTPEIQPIQIVALVFYGLVVLLGVPGNALVIWVTGFCMPRSVTSLWFLNLALADLLCCLSIPLLMVPLAHDDHWPFGPLACTVVKSLFWLVMYCSVLQLVLISVDRWLMVTKPVWCQNNRRPKQAAWGCVGVWCLALIYSIPQFIYTQEINAGEEKRECQTVNTVFSAWLLTIFRFLMGFLLPFLVIVVCHIVVYCKAERGLTRGRTRSQRTVRVIIAVVLTFFLCLFPMHIVDFLYLITPRHFEQNPKIYLAHVLTLCLAYLNSCLNPLLYVCLGRGFKDSMNRSLRNMLQFITEDPTARQSITHTDTKSTSNGREATKI
- the lbhl gene encoding uncharacterized protein lbhl — its product is MSSVLNEEEPGFTTVEFCQDEEDLTANEGGMEEISGHNPNCEEVQRKEERLTLQIFPDPVEVVLSPEASLNNLDHDHQKERLPSIVVEPTEVSEVESGELRWPPENTDMEEDEEDLFLEQCIPPANITDWGEEEDEEETSVILNQQQGLTLIDLQSDAFRDDTPTLPPSSAPALN